DNA from Halorarum salinum:
GCGTCCCCGTCCAGGTGTCCTCGGCGTTGATCTTCTCCTCGCCGGCCTTGCACAGCGGCGCCCCCTGGTGGGCACACCGGTTGCTGATCGCGTGGAACCCGTCGCCGGCGTTGAACACCGCGACCTCGATGCCGCCCACGTCGAACCCGACGCCCTCCCCCTCGGGGATCTCCGCCGCCGAGGCGACCCTCGTGAAGCCGTCGTCCCGGCCGTCGGTGGATGAGTTCTCGCGGCTCATGGCTAGATGTTCAGGATCTCGGTCGCGTTGCCGCTCAAAACGTGCTCCCGGAGGTCGTCGTCGAACGCGTTCGAGGTGTAGAACCACGTCGGCGGGTCCAGCGTCTGGTGGGGCCAGTCGCTGGAGTAGGTGAACATCTCGTCCGCGAGCGACAGGTCGAGCAGTTTCCGCGCCTCCCCGGAGTTTCTCGGCAGCGCGAACGGCTGGGTACAGAGGTAGACGTTCTCCCGGAGGTACTCGCTGGGGGCCTGTTGGAGGTACCGCTCGCCGGACTCCATCTTCCGCGGGGTGATCTGGACGTCGTCGGGGTGCATCTCGTAGAACTCGTCCATCCGGTAGCGCAGGAACGGGCTCCACCAGTGGCCGGCCTCCTGGAAGACCACGTTCAGGTCGGGGAACTCGTCGAACACCCCGCGCATGATCATGTTGACGACGTTCACCATCCCGTGGAGCGGCCAGTCGAAGCCGAGCACCTCGGTCCAGGTCAGCATGTCGTCGCCGACGTAGGAGTGCTGGGGCCAGTACGCGAGCGACCCGTGGAGCAGCAGCGGGAGGTCGTGCTCGACGAGTTTCTCGAAGACGGGGTCGAACCGCTCGTTCCCCCACGGTACCTTCGGGTCGAACCACGAGTAGGCGGCGACGATTCCGTCCTCCGAGGCGACCCGGTCGATTTCGGCTACCGCGTACTCCGGGTCCCACTTGGGCACCATCATCGCCGTGTACATCCCCTCGTCGACGAAGTTGTCGAGCATGTAGTCGTTCGCCGCCTGACAGACGGCGTTCTTCAGCACGGGGTGGTGCTGGAGGGTGAGGTTGTTGATGCCCGGGTTGACGATCGGTTCGTCGACCGCGATCCCCTCGCAGGCCTCCCGGACGTCCTCCGCGTACTTCGCCCGGCCCTGGGTGAACAGGCCCTCCTGACCCTCCTCGATTCCGTAGGCCGCGTCCCACTTGCCGGCGATGGGGGTCGCCCCGAACTCGGTCGTCAGTTTGTCGAGCGCCCGGTCGTCCTCGACGTACGCCAGCAACTCGTCCTCCACGGGGTTGACGTGGAAGTCCATGTCGACGATGTACTCCTCGAAGGCCTCCTCGGGGACCTCCGCGTCCGGATCGAGCCGTTTGACCGACGATGACATGTCCCAACGAGGGACGTTCACCGCATTGAACGTTCTGGTGGGCGTTCCGGCGGTCGACGGGGCCGGCGCGCGTCGGCGCGGGGGATGGCGGGCGCTACTCGCGGGACCGTCCCGACTGGTGCCGGTCCGCGCGCGTCGACGGTTACGCCTGGTCGCGGTGGTCGAAGAACCGCCGCGACTTGAGTTCGTACCGCGGGAGGCTCCGGGGCGTCTGGATCTCGAAGTCGATCCCGACGCCGACGGCCTCCTGCATCTCCGCCCGCAGTTCGTCCCGGAGGTCGGGGTAGCCGTCCCCGTCCAGTTCGGGGTCGGCCTCCATCTTCACCGTCATCCGATCGTTGCCCGACTCGCGGTCGACGTGGATCTCGTAGTGGGGCGTCGCGCCCGGAACCCCCGTCATGATCTCCTCGATCGCGCGGGGGTAGACGTTCGTCCCGCGGATCGTGAGCATGTTGTCGGTGCGGTCCAGCACGCCGCCCTTGAAGAACTTCCAGGTGAGGTCCGTGTCGTAGACGTCCGATGCGTCGTGGTACATCTCGACGATGTCGTGTGACCGGTACCGGAGCGTGAGCCCCGGGGCGGTCGGGATGTGCGCGGTGATGATGTGCTCGCCCCGGGCGCCGTCCTCCTCGATCACCTCGTCGGTCGCCGGGTCGACGACCGTCGAGTAGTAGTACGGTTCGACCGGGCTGATGCCGCCGGACTCGACGTTCATCGTCGTCGCGATGTAGATCGACTCCGACTGGCCGTAGGTGTCCGACACGTCGGCGCCCCAGCCCTCCTCGATCCGGGACCGGACGGAGTCGACGAACGGACCCTTCTCGCCCGCGTGGACGGTGAGTCGGACGCTGGTGTCGGCCAGGTCGACCCCCATCTCGTCGGCCTTCTCGAGCAGGTACATCGCGTACGTCGGCGTCATGACCACGACGTCCGGGTCGACGTTCACGATGTCCTTGACGCGCTCCTCTGTGGACTGGCCGGCGCCGCTCCTGACGGTCGCGCCCAGGCGCCGCGCGCCCCAGTACGCGCTCCAGAAGCCGAGGAACGTGCCGAAGGGGAACGCGAAGTAGAACGTGTCCTCCGGCCGGACGCCGCACCGCCAGAAGCCGTAGTTCCACGCGTCGCCGACCGCCTTCGTCGCCGGTTCCGTGATCGCCTCCTGGAGGGGCTCGCCGGTCGTCCCGCTCGTCTGGAACCGGTAGAGGTGGTGTTCGGCGCCCGAGGGGTCCCGGCCGCGGAACGGGTCCCCGCCGTGTTCCCTCTGGATGCGCATCAGTTCGGGCTTGTCGATGATGGGCACCTTCGTGTTGAAGTCCTCCAGCGTCCGGATGTCGGCGGGTTCGACGCCGGCGTCGTCGTAGATCTCCCGGTAGAACGGGACGTTCTCGTAGGCGTACTCGACGTTCCGCCGGATCCGACGGAGGTGGAGTTCGTCGAGGTCCTCCCGCGACATCGTCTCCATGTGCTCGTTCCAGTGCTCGTTGTCGTGCGCCGCGTCGTTGTACCGGGATCGGAAGGTGTCGCGCATCACTCGGAGTCCTCGCGTTCGATCGGTTCCTCCAGTTCCGGCGTCGTCCCGGACTCGGCACCCATCTCCCACATGATGCGGTGACAGAGGACGTCCGCCTGGTGGGCCGAGGTGGCGACGACCGGTATCGCGGCGTCGTCGCGCACCTCCTGGATGAGCGACCGTGCCCGGGAGATCCGGTCGGAGATCTCGGCGCGTGTCATGCTATCGTCTCTCGACATCGTGGAGTCGGTGGTCAAGAATCCCCATAAACGTTACGTGAGGTTTCCGTCACGGCGCCTTCGTGTCGCCGAGGTCGGCGCACGAGCCAGTTCGACCGCGGCCGAAGGATCGCTAACCGGCCGGTAGGGGGATTCTCTCAGCCCGTCAGCCGGAAAAACTGACCGGTACTTATAAAAGAGAGCTAACGTACTGATAGTTCATGTCCTACACAGACAGGAGATCGTTCCTCAAGGCGAGCGGTAGCGTGGCGGCGGCCGGCATCCTGGCAGGGTGTTCCGAGGGCGGCAACGGCGGCGGAAACGGCGGCTCCTCGGGACCGATCACCGTTGCCGCGCTCGAGCCGCTCTCCGGGCCGTTCTCCGCCTGGGCCGGGGTCCACCGAGCGGGCCTCCAGTTCGCCGTCGACGAGGTCAACGCCGACGGCGGCGTGCTCGACCGGGAACTCGAACTCGACGTGACCGACACCGGGTCCGACCCGGCGGAGGCCGACTCCGCGTTCAGGCGGTCGGTCGAACAGAACGGCGCCATCGTCTCGACCGGGGCGGTGTCCTCCGACGTGGGCCTCAGGGTCGCCCAGACCGCGGCGGAGCTGGAGGTTCCCCACTTCCTCCACATGTCCGGTACGGACGACGTCATCACGCAGGACACCCAGTACGTCTTCCGGGTCGGGCTGCTCCCGGCGTCGACGTACATCCGGGCGCAGGCCACCGCCTTCTCGGACGCCGGCTACTCGAGCCTGGGTGCCATCGTCGGCGACTACGCATGGGGCCGATCCGCCGAGTCGGCGATCGAGGAGTACTTCGACGCCGACGTGAACGTCCAGGTCGCGCCCCTCGGCGCGGACGACTTCAAGTCGTACATCCGCCAGATGCCCGACGACCTGGAGATGCTAATCGCGAGCGGCCACCCGCCGGGGTCGGCCACCATCGCCAATCAGGTGTACGAACTCGGCTACACGCCCGACGTCGTCTCCGGGGCGAGCACCCCCCCACAGCTGCTCTCGGGCGTGCTGAGCGACGACGCCCTGGAGGGGTACGTCCACGTCCACCAGTCCGACCCCTACACCGACCAGTTCGTCGACGCCGCCGAAGGCTTCGGCGAGGAGAACGACGCGCAGTTCAACACGCACACGGCGTACGGCTACATGACGGGGAAGATGCTGGCAGCGGCGATCGAGGAGGCCGGCGAGGCCGACCCGGCCGCTCTCGCCGAGGCCACCCGGAACATCCAGTTCGAGACGCTCAGCCCCGAACCGATGCAGTACTCCCAGTACGGCGAACTCGACCAGGCCGTCGTGACCTACAGCAGGATACTGCAGGAGGCGCCGTCGTACTACTCCGACGGCGAGTACAGCTACGAGGAACTGTTCCGGTCCGACCCCGTGCCGGCGCGCGAGCCGGGACAGTAACGCGGACGCTCCCCGGCGACGGGCCCGACGGCGATTTTTCGGCGGCCGGAGCTTCATGATAATCCGAAACATATACGACCCGGGCTGTGCCTCTTCGTAGTAGTATATGGTAACGATAGGCACGATGGTCGCCGTCGCGGTCGACGGGATCGCGTTCGGCGTATTCCTCGCCCTGCTCGGGGTCGGAATCACGCTCGTGTTCGGGCTCGGCGACGTACTCAACCTGGCCATCGGGGCGTTCTCGGTGCTTGCGGTCATCTTCGCGACCGTGATGCTCGGTCGCGGTCAGGGGCTCGTCGTCGCGATACTCGTCGCGCTCGTCGCGGTGACCGCGCTGGGACTCCTCATCGACCGAACGCTCCTCTCGCTCGTCTATCGGTCGGAGGGGGAAGAACGGATCCTCCTCGGCATCTTCACGACGCTGGGACTGGTGATCTTCATCGACGGCGCCGTGAGCAACTTCTACCCCGCACGGTACACGCTCCCGCTCGACGTCGGCGTGGTTCCGGTCGGGGGCGCCGCGGTCACGGGGAGTTCGCTCGTCATCATCGCCGTGGGGGTCGCGATGCTCCTCGTGCTGTTCGCGTTCCTCCGGCGGACGTTCGTCGGCAAGGCCACGCGCACCGTCTTCCAGGACGAACGCGGGGCGCAACTCGTCGGCGTGAACCCCCGGCGGATTCGCACGCTCATCTTCGTCCTCTCCATCGCGGTGGCGGGTCTGGCCGGAATCGTCTTCGCCTTCGGCTCGAACGTGTCGGTCGCCTCCGGGTTCCAGTTCACCGTGTACGCGCTCATCGTCTCCATCGTGGGGGGAGTGCGCAGCCTCACCGGCGCGATCGGCGCGGGGCTCCTCCTGGGCATCGTGAACGAGTTCGCGAACTTCTTCGTCGGCTCGTACGTCGCGATGATCATCCTGTTCGGGACGGCGATCGTCGTCCTGGTCGCGAAACCTGAGGTGATCTCGTGATCGCCCTGCCACGGGACGAGGTCCGGAACGTCGGCCTCGCCGCGGTCCTGCTCGCGCTCGCGCCGCTTCCGGTGCTCGGCAGCAGTTACTACCAGACGGTCCTCGTCCACCTCCTGGTCGTCGCGATGTTCGCGGTCGCGCTCAACGTCGTCTTCGGCCAGACCGATCAGCTGTTCCTGTTCATGGGCGGGCTCGCGGGGATCGGCGCGTACGGGACGGCCCTGCTCACCGACTGGCTCGGGATCACGGCCTGGCTCACCCTCCCGATCGCGGCGCTGTTCGCCGGGCTGGTCGGCCTGTCCGTGAGCTGGATCGCCGCGAAGCGGAAGTTCACGGTGGTGCTCATCTCGATTCTCACCCTGAACCTGCAGCTCGTCATCTCGGAGGTGCTGGTCGGCGCCCGCGACGTCACCGGCGGCTCGACCGGCTTCGCGTACACGTACTTCTCGATGTCCGAGATCGCGGAGGCGGTGGGTCTCGGCGAGAAGCTCGTCCTCTACTACCTCTCGCTCCTGCTGCTCGTGTGCCTTCTCCTCGCGTACGTCTGGCTCGTCCACTCGAACTACGGGGTCGCCTTCCAGGCCATCCGCGAGGACGAGACGGCGGCCGCCTCCATCGGCGTCGACGTGGTCCACTACAAGGTCGTCGCCGGCTTCGTCAGCGCGTTCGTCTTCGGGCTCGTCGGGGCGTTCTACGCGCTGGAGGCGGGCTACATCCTCCCGAGCGCCTTCGCGTTCCAGACGGTCGACGTGCTCGTGCTCATCGTCCTGATCGTCGGCGGCCTCCGGACGACGCTCGGCCCGGTCGTGGGTGCCGGCATCGTCGTGGCCATAGAGGAGATCCTCGGCGCGACCCTCACCAACTGGCGGACCGCGATCTTCGGCGCCCTGCTCGTCTTCCTGTTCCTCTACTTCAGGAGCGGCGTCATCCCCGCGGTCGACGATCGGCTCGCCGGGATCGGCGTCATGTCCGACGAGCGCGACGACAAGCCGGACGACGAACCGGCCGGGTAACGACCGGCACGCCTCCGCGGTTCCGTCGGCGAAACGAAGGGAACCGTTCCTCCGAACGTCCCGCGTTCGAACGCCCTACAGGTACGCCTCCTCGACGTACTCGGACTCGAGGAGGCCGGGACCCGTGTCCTGGGTGACGATCTCGCCGTTCTCCAGCAGGTACGCGCGCCCGGCGAGCGAGAGCGCCCTGTGGACGTGCTGTTCGACGAGCAGGACCGTCACCTCCTCGCTGATCTCCTCGATCTTCTCGAACATCCGGGCGGTGATCTGGGGGGCGAGCCCCTCCGAGGGCTCGTCCAGCGCCAGGATCTTCGGCTCGGCCATCAGCCCCCTGCCGATGGCGAGCATCTGCTGTTCCCCGCCCGAGAGCGAGCCGGCCCGCTGGGACGCGCGCCGCTCGAGCACCGGGAAGAGTTCGAACACCTCCCGCACGTTCCCCTCCAGCCCCTCGCGGCGGGTGTACGCGCCCATCTCCAGGTTCTCCCTGACGGTCATCTCGTCGAAGAGGTTCCGCTCCTCCGAGACGTGGACGAACCCCTTCTCGACGATCTCCGAGGGCTCGAGCGTGCTGGCGTCCTCGCCCCACAGCGTCACCCGACCGTCGTCGATGGGGTGGAGGCCCGAGAGCACCCGCAGCAGCGTCGACTTGCCGGCGCCGTTGGGTCCGACGATGGCGATCACGCCCTCGTCCTCGGGGACGGACAGCGAGAGGTCCCAGATCACCTGGATGCCGTCGTAGGAGACGTCGATCTCCGTCGCCTCGATCATGCTTCCTCACCCAGGTAGGCCTCGACGACGGCCTCGTTCTCCCTGATCCCGGCCGGGGTGTCCTCGGCGATCTTCTCCCCGCTGTTCAACACGATGATCCGGTCGGCCACGCCCATGATGGCGTCCATGATGTGCTCGATCCAGAACACCGAGACGCCGCGCTCGTCGCGGATGCGCCGGATGGTGTCGGTGAGCGTCTCGATCTCCCCCGGCGTGAGCCCGCTCGCGATCTCGTCGAGCAGGACGAGCTTGGGTTCGGCGGCGAGCGCCCTGGCGAGTTCCAGCTGTTTCTTCCGGGCGATGGGGAGCGCGCCGGCCTCCACGTCCGCCTTGTCTGCGAGCCCGATGAACTCGAGGACCTCCCGGCCGCGCTCGCGCGCCTCCGACCGGGAGACGGACTCCTCGGAGCCGAAGATGGCGCCGGCCGCGGCGTTCTCGAGCACGGTCATCTCGTCGAAGACGCGGACGATCTGGAACGTCCGGATCACCCCGAGTCGAGCGATCTCGTGTGTGTCCAGCTCGACCAGGTTCCGCCCGTCAAACTCCACGACGCCGCCGGGTTCGGGGTCGAAGATGCCCGTGATCGTGTTGAACAGCGTCGTCTTGCCCGCGCCGTTGGGCCCGATCAGGCCGACGATCTCGCCCTCCCCGATCTCGAAATCGACGTCGTCGACGGCGACCAGCCCGCCGAACTGTTTCGTAACGTCATCAACTTCCAGCATCGTTACCGGGTGACGGACCCGGCCCACCATAAATCCTGCTAGCGACGGGGAAAACGCCCGGCGACCGGCCGTTCCACCGGCCCGCGTTCGACGGCGACATGGCGCGTTCGACGGGAACGGGGACGCGTTCGAGGTCGGCCGGAAAGGGCGCGAGACGGCACGACCACGCCCCCGAAGGGCCACACGCCGGGTCCGGTCATCCGTCGTCCTGCCGGAGCCGGTACCGCATGATCTTCCCGCTCGGGTTGCGTGGAATCTTCTCGACGAACTCGTACTCGCGCGGCCGTTTGAAGTCCGCCAGCCCGTCGTGTTCCCGACACCACTCGTCGAGGACCTCGGCCGTGGCGTCGCCGTCGACGTAGGCTTTCACGATCTCGCCCCACTCCTCGCTGGGGCTCCCGACGACGCCGACCTCGGTCACGTCCGCGTGTGCGGTCAACACGTCCTCGACCTCGGCCGGGTGGACGTTCTCGCCGCCGCTGATGACGAGGTCGTCCGCCCGCCCCGTCACGACGACGTTCCCGTCCTCCCGCTCGTAGGCCGCGTCGCCGGTGAAGTACCAGCCGTCGACGATCGCCTTCCGCGTCTCCTCCGGTTCGTTCAGGTACCCGGAGAACGAGGCCGGCGAATCGGTGTGGACGACGAGTTCGCCCTCGACGCCGGGGGCGACGGTCTCCGCCGGATCCGCCGCGTCGAGGTCGACGATGCGCGTCCGATGGAACGTGTGGCTGTTCCCCACGACCGTCGGCTCGTCGACGGTCCGCAGGTCGACGAACTCGAGCGGATCGTACGTCTCGGTGTTGCCGTAGACGTTGGTGAACCGCTCCGGGTCGAACGCCCCGTCGACCGCCTCGAAGAGCGTCCGGTCCATCGGCGCCCCCGAGTACGCGACCGTGGCGACCGTGTCCAGGGAGGCCCCCTCGACCGCGTCGGCGTTCAGCATGTGCCGGAAGATCGTGGGCGCCTCGTGGAGCGCCGTCACGCCCTCGGCGTCGATCGTCCGCACCGCCACCCCGGGGTCGAACTCCGGCATGCACAGGTACGTCCCGCTCGCCGCCATCATCGAACAGAGGATCCCGTGTAGGCCGACGGTGTGATACAGCGGCATCACCCCGAGCATCGTCTCGCGGAGGTAGTACCCCTGCCCGAGCGAGTTGCTGAGCGTGCGCGCGACGGTCGCCTCGCGGCTGATCGGGATGCCCTTGGGGTCGCCCGTCGTCCCCGACGTGTACAGGATCACGCTCGGGTCGTCCGGTCCGACCTCGGGGGCGTCCCCCGCGAGGGACCCGCCGCGGAACTCCCCGTACGGTTCGGCGAAGGACGGGGTGTCGTCCCCGACGTGAACGCGGGTCCCACAGTCGAGTCCCCCGCCGGATTGGGCGCGTTCGACCGCCTCCCGCGAGAGGTCGTCGAACACGAACGCCGACGGGGAGGAGTCCCGGAGGTGGTAGTCGACGTCGTCCGCCGGGAGGCGGAAGTTGAACGGGACCGCGACCGCCCCCACCCTCTGGGTCGCCAGGAACGTCGCCGCGTGCTCCGGCCGGTTCGCCATGCTGACGGCGACGCGGTCGCCGGGCCCGATCCCGCGGTCGACGAGTCCGGCGGCGACCGACTCGACCTCCGCTGCCAGTTCCTCGTAGGTGTGGCGCTCGCCGGTCGCGACGTCGACGACGGCGTCCCGGTCCGGCGTCCGGGAGACGGATCGTTCGAACATCGAGGTGACGTCCATGGCCGAGCGTAGCGGGAAATACAGTTAAAAGTTCACCCCGAATTCAGGTCGGTCCCGCCGGGGACGTCGACGGAATCACAACGGATTTGCCCGTCGGAATCCAGGCCCTTCCATGGGCGAACTCCTCCGCCACAAGGTGCGGTTCGGCGAACTCTCGTACGGTCCACTCCTGCACAACGCGACGTTCTTCGACCTCCTGATCGAGGCGACGGAGGAGCTCTCCTACGAACTCGGCTACACCGTCGAGGAGATCGTCGAGGCGGGGGGGGTCCCGTACGCGCCGGTCGCGATCCACGCCGACGTCTCCCGGTACCCTCGCTACGAGGACACGATCGTCGTCGACGTCGAACCGGTCTCGATCGGGGAGAACCACGTGCAGTTCGCCTACCGGTTCGAACGGGCCTCCGACGGGGCCGAGTTCGGCCACGCCACCATGGTCCAGGTGACGATCACCCCCGACGGGGCCGCGGAGCCGATCACGCCCGCCCTCCGCGACGAGCTGGAATCGCTCGGATCGGCGGACCGCCGGCCCGTCGAGATCGACCCCCGACCCGTCGAGGGGGACGGCCCCCAGTTCGCTCGCGACGTGACGTTCAGGACGCCGCTCCTGGAGGCGGCGAACCTGGGCTACTTCGAGGACTACGCCCGGGAGCTGTCGATCACGCTCGAGACGTTCCTCGAGGACCGGGGCCGCTCGCTCCGCTCGCTGACGGACGGGGCGTACCCGTTCGTCCCGGTCGGCTGGGACATGACGTTGGAGAACTCCATCCGGTTCGAGGACGAGATCGCGATCGTCGGACGGGTGCTCGACGCAGACGAGGATGCGATCGACGTCGCCTACGAGTTGCGACGGGAGTCGACCGACGACGTCTGCATCCGGGCGGACCTCAGCTACGGCTGTTTCGACGGCGACGGCGAACGCGTCCCCTTCCCGGCCGAGGCGGTCGAACTCGTCGGCTCCGGGTGATCGGTCGACCGCGACCGCCGACCGAGGGCGAACCGTCCCCCGGGCGGGTTCCACGCGGTCGCGACCGCACGGCGGTCGGGCGGGCCCCGACGGGCGCTCCGCGCCGCTACCCGCCGAATCCCCGAGGACCCACTGATTATATAAGGAATCCCCGACAACTGGGATTCGATGTCCGACCCGGATTTCGACGCCATCTCGTGGAGCTTCGACGAGGAGACCGGCATCGGCGAGGTCACGCTCGATCGCCCGGAGGCGATGAACGCGATCGACGAGACGATGCAGCGCGAGGTCATCGCCGCCTTCGACCGCTTCGAGGAACTCGACGACGAGGCCGACGGGGTCGCCGTCAGCGCGGTGATCGTGGACGGTGCCGGCGAGAAGGCGTTCAGCAGCGGCCTCGACCTCCGCGAGATGGAGGGGCTCGAGGACCACGACGAGCGGAAGCTGATCCCCGACCTCTTCTGCGAGGCGACCGACGCGATCGAGTCGTACGACGCGCCGGTGATCGCGAGCGTCGACGGCCTCTGTCTCGGCGGGGGGTTCGAGTTCGCCATCGCCTGCGACTTCCGCTTCGCGAGCGAGGCCAGCACGTTCGGCCAGCCGGAGGTCAACTTCGGCCTGCTCCCCGGCGGCGGCGCCGCCCAGCGGCTCTCGACGATCGTCGGCGTGAGCCGGGCGAAGGAGCTGTGCATGACCGGGAAGAAGATCGACGCGGAGCAGGCCCTCGAGTGGGGGGTGCTCACCGAGGTCCGGCCGGCCGAGGAGCTCGAGGACGCGGTTCGGGAGTTCGCTGACACCCTCGCGAGCAAGCCGCCGCTCGCGCTCCGCGGCATCAAGGACGCGTCCAACATGACCCGACAGGTCGGCTACGAGGAGGCGCTCGACTACGGCGGCCACATCTGGGTCACCCTCTCCCGGACCCACGACCACGCGGAGGGGATGGAGGCGTTCGCGGAGGACCGGGCGCCCGAGTTCGAGGGTCGATAGCGGTCGAACCGCCGGAGCGGTCCGCGGACCTACGGGCTCGAGTTCGTCTCGATCCGCAGGTCCGACAGCGGCTTCCCGATGCACGTCAGGACGTAGCCGTCCTCCTTCTCCGACTCCGAGAGGAACATCCCCTCCGACTGTTCCACGTCGCCGTCCTCCTCGCGGCTGGCACAGCAGACGCCACAGATCCCCCGCCGGCAGCGG
Protein-coding regions in this window:
- a CDS encoding enoyl-CoA hydratase/isomerase family protein, which encodes MSDPDFDAISWSFDEETGIGEVTLDRPEAMNAIDETMQREVIAAFDRFEELDDEADGVAVSAVIVDGAGEKAFSSGLDLREMEGLEDHDERKLIPDLFCEATDAIESYDAPVIASVDGLCLGGGFEFAIACDFRFASEASTFGQPEVNFGLLPGGGAAQRLSTIVGVSRAKELCMTGKKIDAEQALEWGVLTEVRPAEELEDAVREFADTLASKPPLALRGIKDASNMTRQVGYEEALDYGGHIWVTLSRTHDHAEGMEAFAEDRAPEFEGR
- a CDS encoding 2Fe-2S iron-sulfur cluster-binding protein, with product MVETYEVEFVNEGVTLEVSENESILDVGEEMGLSLPYRCRRGICGVCCASREEDGDVEQSEGMFLSESEKEDGYVLTCIGKPLSDLRIETNSSP